The Sesamum indicum cultivar Zhongzhi No. 13 linkage group LG2, S_indicum_v1.0, whole genome shotgun sequence genome contains a region encoding:
- the LOC105176528 gene encoding phosphatidylinositol 4-phosphate 5-kinase 1-like — MPEPQLLSTEPAENDKKKSKDENLDREKEKLSDNSTTATTPRSVIIIPRSKSQATCRRVTPTSISETNSANVLEKHLPNGDLYIGTFSNNTPHGLGKYLWKDGCMYEGEWKKGKASGKGKFSWPSGATFEGEFKSGRMEGTGTFIGSDGDMYRGSWSGDRKHGYGVKHYSNGDYYEGHWKRNLQDGQGRYLWRNGNEYIGEWKNGMIHGRGVLVWNNGNRYDGNWENGVPEGHGVFTWPDGSCYIGCWSNDSCKNSNRTQILNGTFYPAHKAKYGNGIGNDEGLKGYFSKLSTPLMVVGEETVNVMVGGKKRSSVDGGMTERPFPRICIWESDGEAGDITCDIIDNVEASMLYRDGFPLNRDGIKQFRRNPCCFSGGEVKKPGQTISKGHKSYDLMLNLQLGIRYSVGKHASILRDLKLSDFDPKEKFWTRFPPEGSKITPPHQSMEFRWKDYCPVVFRHLRELFQVDPADYMLAICGNDALRELSRKSGSFFYLTQDDRFMIKTVKKSEVKVLLKMLPSYYQHVCRYENSLVTKFYGVHCVKPVGGVKTRFIVMGNLFCSEYRIHRRFDLKGSSHGRTTDKPEGEIDETTTLKDLDLNYVFRLQTNWYQELIKQIDRDCEFLEAERIMDYSLLVGVHFRDDSTGDRIGLSPFLLRTGNSPXXXXEKFMRGCRFLEAELQDMDRVLAGRKPLIRLGANMPARAERVARRSDFDRYTPGGFRNLTPFRSGETYEVVLYFGIIDILQDYDISKKLEHAYKSLQVDPTSISAVDPKLYSKRFRDFVGRIFREDR; from the exons ATGCCTGAGCCACAGCTGTTGTCCACGGAGCCAGCCGaaaatgacaagaaaaaatcGAAAGATGAGAATTTAGATAGAGAGAAGGAGAAATTAAGTGATAACTCCACCACAGCTACGACGCCGAGATCAGTAATTATCATCCCTCGAAGCAAATCCCAAGCCACCTGCCGTCGGGTAACACCCACTTCGATTTCTGAGACCAACTCAGCTAATGTTCTCGAGAAGCACCTACCCAACGGGGATCTGTATATCGGAACGTTCTCCAACAACACACCCCACGGGTTAGGCAAGTACTTGTGGAAAGACGGGTGCATGTACGAAGGGGAGTGGAAGAAAGGAAAAGCGAGCGGCAAGGGGAAATTTTCTTGGCCGTCGGGGGCGACGTTTGAAGGCGAGTTCAAGTCTGGTCGGATGGAGGGTACGGGCACGTTTATCGGGTCCGATGGGGATATGTATAGAGGGTCCTGGTCGGGGGATCGGAAGCACGGTTACGGGGTTAAGCATTACAGTAATGGGGATTATTACGAAGGTCATTGGAAGAGGAACTTGCAAGATGGGCAAGGGAGGTACCTGTGGAGGAATGGGAACGAGTATATTGGGGAGTGGAAGAATGGGATGATTCATGGGCGGGGGGTTTTAGTTTGGAACAATGGGAACAGGTATGACGGTAATTGGGAGAATGGGGTTCCAGAAGGCCACGGAGTTTTTACTTGGCCTGATGGGAGTTGCTATATCGGGTGCTGGTCGAATGATTCGTGTAAGAACAGCAATAGGACACAGATCTTGAACGGTACTTTTTATCCTGCCCACAAGGCCAAGTACGGGAACGGGATTGGGAATGACGAAGGTTTAAAGGGGTATTTCAGTAAGTTATCCACGCCGTTGATGGTGGTGGGGGAGGAGACTGTGAATGTTATGGTCGGAGGGAAGAAGAGGTCCTCCGTGGATGGAGGGATGACGGAGAGGCCTTTTCCTAGAATTTGCATCTGGGAATCGGATGGGGAAGCCGGAGATATTACTTgtgatattattgataatgTGGAGGCCTCAATGTTGTACAGAGATGGGTTTCCGTTGAATCGAGATGGGATTAAACAGTTTAGGAGGAACCCCTGTTGTTTTAGTGGCGGGGAAGTGAAGAAGCCGGGACAGACAATATCGAAAGGGCATAAAAGTTATGATCTGATGCTCAATCTCCAGTTGGGTATAAG GTATTCCGTGGGGAAGCATGCTTCGATTTTGCGAGATCTTAAGCTGAGTGATTTTGATCCTAAGGAGAAGTTCTGGACTAGGTTTCCTCCTGAAGGATCGAAAATCACACCCCCCCATCAGTCTATGGAGTTCCGGTGGAAGGATTATTGTCCTGTGGTATTTAG ACATTTGAGGGAGCTATTTCAAGTAGATCCTGCGGATTATATGTTAGCTATTTGTGGGAATGACGCTTTAAGAGAACTTTCAAGGAAGAGTGGAAGCTTCTTTTACTTGACACAGGATGATAGGTTTATGATCAAAACTGTAAAGAAATCAGAAGTCAAG GTGCTTCTTAAGATGCTTCCTAGTTACTATCAGCATGTCTGCCGTTATGAGAATTCTCTTGTGACAAAGTTCTATGGAGTCCATTGTGTCAAACCAGTTGGTGGAGTCAAG ACCCGGTTCATTGTAATGGGAAATTTGTTCTGCTCGGAGTATCGAATCCATAGAAGGTTTGATCTGAAAGGATCATCCCATGGCCGAACAACTGATAAGCCTGAGGGAGAGATTGATGAAACCACAACTCTCAAGGACCTAGACCTCAACTACGTATTCCGGCTGCAGACCAATTGGTATCAAGAACTTATCAA ACAAATTGATCGTGATTGCGAATTCCTGGAGGCAGAACGGATAATGGATTATAGTCTTTTAGTTGGCGTGCATTTTCGTGATGATAGTACCGGGGACAGAATTGGATTGTCACCCTTTCTGTTGCGTACaggtaatt CTCCACANNNNNNNNNNGAAAAATTCATGCGTGGCTGTCGATTCCTTGAAGCAGAACTACAAGACATGGATCGGGTTTTAGCTGGCAG GAAACCATTGATCAGGCTTGGGGCGAACATGCCAGCCCGGGCAGAGCGGGTAGCTCGAAGGAGTGATTTCGATCGGTACACTCCTGGTGGATTTAGGAATTTGACACCTTTCCGAAGCGGTGAGACCTATGAAGTAGTCCTCTACTTTGGGATCATAGACATTTTACAAGACTACGATATCAGCAAGAAGCTTGAACACGCATACAAGTCCTTGCAAGTCGACCCTACTTCAATATCAGCAGTGGATCCGAAGCTATATTCGAAAAGATTTCGAGATTTTGTTGGGAGAATATTTAGAGAAGATAGGTGA